The Vespa velutina chromosome 25, iVesVel2.1, whole genome shotgun sequence genome has a segment encoding these proteins:
- the LOC124957310 gene encoding odorant receptor 46a-like isoform X2 codes for MSSKGEDYLDNEYYTYNRWLFRLIGFWEDKTSSKKLIYVCFLNFIIIIAVLEQIYVIFLLKGELNAIAKLLETTLITLCFGSCYYNLLSNGAIMKKILRRIDSDWKKLADKQELLILKEYANISRMCTIGNIISFYLYIGFLIFPSFQRFIQYIFGVVSYNELILPVRFDHFMKNRVGYYLGLCIQYTVIIILCTVAIANYTMFIAVILHACALFNVVVWRINGRFKDNRNNFYGKNKNDKLLNENEWIVDIVKFYESVIEFVDLIKLFYEATNLFEVSFALVIFMIDYFYLFQLFSANVNKNEGLTKLLYIIGSMSVIFAYFHLGQKLIDQSNYVFLTLCQIPFYSLSLKTQKLILFLIMRSTMVCNLSWKGTIVFSHNLFTVVIDFLQLDI; via the exons ATGTCTTCGAAAGGGGAAGACTATCTCGACAACGAATACTATACTTACAATCGATGGTTATTTCGATTGATAGGCTTTTGGGAAGATAAGACATCCTCGAAGAAATTGATTTACGTTTGTTTcctcaattttataataatcattgcgGTGTTAGAACAG aTTTATGTGATTTTCTTGTTAAAAGGAGAATTAAATGCAATTGCTAAATTATTGGAGACGACCTTGATTACATTGTGTTTCGGATCATGCTActacaatttattatcgaatggTGCTATT atgaagaaaattcttCGTCGTATAGATAGCGATTGGAAGAAACTTGCAGACAAACAGGAATTATTAATACTGAAAGAGTATGCTAATATAAGCAGAATGTGTACCATTGGAAACATAA tctccttttatttgtacattggatttttgatatttccatCATTTCAACGTTTCATTCAGTACATCTTTGGTGTAGTAAGCtacaatgaattaattttaccCGTTCGTTTTGatcattttatgaaaaatcgtGTAGGTTACTATCTTGGTCTTTGCATTCAGTACacagtaataattattctatgcACGGTAGCGATTGCGAACTATACGATGTTTATTGCAGTAATACTGCATGCTTGCGCACTGTTTAATGTCGTTGT GTGGAGAATAAATGGTAGATTTAaagataatcgaaataatttttatggcaaaaataagaatgataaattattaaatgagaaTGAATGGATCGTCGATATCGTAAAATTCTACGAATCGGTTATAGA ATTtgtcgatttaataaaattgttttacgaGGCAACTAATCTGTTCGAAGTGTCTTTCGCATTGGTTATCTTCatgatagattatttttat ttaTTTCAGTTATTTTCTGCTAACGTAAACAAGAACGAAGGTCTGACAaagttgttatatattattggatCTATGTCCGTAATTTTTGCTTACTTTCATCTTggacaaaaattaatagatcaGAGCAATTACGTATTTCTAACACT tTGTCAAATTCcgttttattcgttatcattgaagacacaaaaattaatactatttttGATAATGAGGAGCACGATGGTATGCAATTTATCATGGAAGGGTACAATAGTATTCTCTCACAATCTATTTACAGTGGTGATTGATTTTCTTCAGTTAGATATATG
- the LOC124957310 gene encoding odorant receptor 46a-like isoform X1 — MSSKGEDYLDNEYYTYNRWLFRLIGFWEDKTSSKKLIYVCFLNFIIIIAVLEQIYVIFLLKGELNAIAKLLETTLITLCFGSCYYNLLSNGAIMKKILRRIDSDWKKLADKQELLILKEYANISRMCTIGNIISFYLYIGFLIFPSFQRFIQYIFGVVSYNELILPVRFDHFMKNRVGYYLGLCIQYTVIIILCTVAIANYTMFIAVILHACALFNVVVWRINGRFKDNRNNFYGKNKNDKLLNENEWIVDIVKFYESVIEFVDLIKLFYEATNLFEVSFALVIFMIDYFYLFQLFSANVNKNEGLTKLLYIIGSMSVIFAYFHLGQKLIDQSNYVFLTLCQIPFYSLSLKTQKLILFLIMRSTMVCNLSWKGTIVFSHNLFTVFIQKSLSFAMVFYNLQ; from the exons ATGTCTTCGAAAGGGGAAGACTATCTCGACAACGAATACTATACTTACAATCGATGGTTATTTCGATTGATAGGCTTTTGGGAAGATAAGACATCCTCGAAGAAATTGATTTACGTTTGTTTcctcaattttataataatcattgcgGTGTTAGAACAG aTTTATGTGATTTTCTTGTTAAAAGGAGAATTAAATGCAATTGCTAAATTATTGGAGACGACCTTGATTACATTGTGTTTCGGATCATGCTActacaatttattatcgaatggTGCTATT atgaagaaaattcttCGTCGTATAGATAGCGATTGGAAGAAACTTGCAGACAAACAGGAATTATTAATACTGAAAGAGTATGCTAATATAAGCAGAATGTGTACCATTGGAAACATAA tctccttttatttgtacattggatttttgatatttccatCATTTCAACGTTTCATTCAGTACATCTTTGGTGTAGTAAGCtacaatgaattaattttaccCGTTCGTTTTGatcattttatgaaaaatcgtGTAGGTTACTATCTTGGTCTTTGCATTCAGTACacagtaataattattctatgcACGGTAGCGATTGCGAACTATACGATGTTTATTGCAGTAATACTGCATGCTTGCGCACTGTTTAATGTCGTTGT GTGGAGAATAAATGGTAGATTTAaagataatcgaaataatttttatggcaaaaataagaatgataaattattaaatgagaaTGAATGGATCGTCGATATCGTAAAATTCTACGAATCGGTTATAGA ATTtgtcgatttaataaaattgttttacgaGGCAACTAATCTGTTCGAAGTGTCTTTCGCATTGGTTATCTTCatgatagattatttttat ttaTTTCAGTTATTTTCTGCTAACGTAAACAAGAACGAAGGTCTGACAaagttgttatatattattggatCTATGTCCGTAATTTTTGCTTACTTTCATCTTggacaaaaattaatagatcaGAGCAATTACGTATTTCTAACACT tTGTCAAATTCcgttttattcgttatcattgaagacacaaaaattaatactatttttGATAATGAGGAGCACGATGGTATGCAATTTATCATGGAAGGGTACAATAGTATTCTCTCACAATCTATTTACAGTG TTCATCCAGAAGTCACTTTCTTTCGCTATGGTATTCTATAATTTGCAATGA